One Streptosporangium becharense genomic window, GGGTCGGGTGTTGAACGTGGAGCTCTCCAGCCGGACCAGTGGTGTGGCCGGCAGCTCCTGCCCCAGGAGATCCCGCAGGATCTCCACCGCCAACTGGGGGCGGTCGCGGAAGAGCTGGATGAGCGAATCGTGTTGGGGAGATGGCACGCCACTCATTGTCACACATAAAACACGTGGAGTTACTGAATATTGTGGCAGCCGTAACGGATGAAGCCGCTCTGTCGTAGGCCATGGCGCGAAGCCTTCGATGTCGGCCCCGGCCTGCCCGGAGGTGATCGGCTCACCCGGAGATGACCGGCCCGGGCCCGCCTGGAGGTGACGGGCCCACCCGCAGGCGACCGGCTCACCCGGAGGTCGTGTCGAACACGGCCTGGACGGTGTGGTGCCGCCCGGAGGCCAGGGCCCGGACGAAGTCCGGGGCGTCGTCGAAGGGCACCACGTCGGTGACGAACTGCCGGCGGATGCCGTCGCCGTACGCGCGCAGCAGGTCGAGCGTCTCGGCGGAGAGCCGGTCGCGGCTCCACAGGTGGTCCAGGCCGCGCGGTACGCGGCCGATCTGCGAGCACCTGATGGAGAGCGCGTTGTGGTGGAACTCCTCGCCGAGCCGAACCCGGTCCGCGCCTCCCTGGTAGAAGGCCAGGTCGACGACGGTGCCCCTCGGCCGGAGCAGTCGCAGCGCGACGTGCAGGCTCTCCGGCCGGCCGCGGCACTGGAAGACCACGTCCGCTCCCCGGTCGCCGGGCGAGTGCCGCCAGCGGGCCTTCACCGCCACCGCCGGATCCGCGCCGTCCATCGGGACCGCGGTGAATCCGAGCCGTTCGGCGCGGTCCAGTCGGTCACGGGTCCGATCCACCACGGCGACCTCTGCGGCGCCGTGGTGGCGGGCGAACAGGGCGGTCAGCAGCCCGACGACGCCCGCCCCGGTGACCGCGACGCGCCGGCCGCGCACCCCGTCGCCGAGAGCGCGGACATCCGGGCCGCAGACGTCGGCGGCGGCGTGCAGCAGGCCGTTGGCGCAGATGGGGCCCATGTGGGCGGCGTAGACGCCGAGCAGCGGGTCCAGATCATCAGGTAACGGGACGAACCGGTCGGCGACGGGGTTCGCGGTGTGCCCGGTCCGGTGCCCGTACGCCATCGCCACCACCCGGCCGGGGCTGAGCGCGGGGGTCCGGCTCTCGACGACCCGGGCGACCTCCATGTACCCCAGCCGCCGCACCGGGTACGCGACGGCGGGCCGGTCGGCGCGGAACAGCCCCAGCACCGGGTCCCAGCCCGCGGACAGGTAGGGGTTGGTCCCCTTGACGTACGACAGCTCGGTGCCGGCCGAGAACCCGCTGTAGAGCGTCTCGACGCGGAACCCGCCGTCCTCGACCGGCGGCTCGGGCTCCTCGGCGATCACGACCTCGCCTACGCCGGCCACCTGGAGCACCCGCACGGTCCGCTCACCCACCGCTCATCACCGCCATCCGCCCCCTACCGTCCGCCTTCCGCCGCCCGCTACGAGCCGCCCGCTACGAGCCGCTCGCTACGAGCCGTCCGCCTTCCGCCGCCCGCTATGAGCCGTCTGTCGGCTTCACCCTGGCCCCGTCCACGGGTGGGGCCGTCCGCCTTCCGCCGCCCGCTACGAGCCGTCTGTCGGCTTCGCCCCGGCCTCGTCCACGGGTGGGGCCGTCCGTCACCCGCCGTCCAGCGTCACCGGGGTGCCCGAGACGGCCGCCCTGGCCACCGCGCACGCCAGCCGGTGTGTGCGCAGCGCGTCCTCGTAGGGTGCCCGCACGTCCTCGCCGCGGCGCAGCACGGCGTCGACGAACGCCCGGTCGACGCGGCGTTTGGCGTCTCCCGGCTCGGTGACGACCTCGTGCCCCCGGCCGCTGTCGATCACCAGCCGGTCCTCCGATATCCGCAGCGCGATGCCCTCGGCGTAGACCTCCAGCCCGGCCCGGTGCTTCCAGCCCAGCAGGCAGGTGGCGCCGATGATCCCGGCGGCGCCGTCGCGGAAGCGCAGGAGCGCGCCGGTGGCCGCCCCGACCGCCCCCTCGGCCTGGTCCGGCGGGTATCCCGACTCGTGCGCGCTCACCTCGGCGACCTCTCCGACGAGTAGCCGGGCCAGGTCGAGCACGTGCACCGCCTGTTCGATCACCTGTCCGCCGGAGGCGTCGCGGCGGGTCCACCACGGCACCGGCGGCACCTTGTCCAGCCACACGCCCAGCGCCAGCCGTACCGGCCGGCCGTCGAGGCGGCGGCGGGCCTCCCCGACGACGTCCATGTAGCGCCAGTGGTGCCCGACCGCGGTCACCGCCCGCCGGTCCCGGGCCGCGGCGGCCACCCGCAGGGCGGTCTCCTCGTCCAGCGCGAGCGGTTTCTCCACGAAGAGCGACAGGCCGGCGGCGAGGACGTCGAGCTCGATCGAGCCGTGCGCGAAGGGCGGTACGCAGACGTAGACGGCGTCGAGCCGTTCGCCCCGTAACAGGGCGGTGTGACTGTCGTAGGGGGTCGCCCCGCACTCGCGGGCCAGCCGGGCGGCGCGGGCGGCGTCGGTGTCGGCCACCCCGGTGATGCGGACGTCCGGGAAACCGGACAGCACACGCGCGTGACGCGCGGCGACGTTCCCCGCGCCTACGAAACCGATGTGACAGGTCACAGGGCAGAAATGCCACCGAGCTCCGGACCGAAACCCATATGTACCAGATTGAGAGGTTCTGACCAGGGAAAACACCCCTAACAGAGGTGTCCGGAAGATGGGAGCCGCAACCGATGACGGCACATGCGTTCCCGCCCGTGGTGGGCGATGTCCGCTGAGGTCGGTCACTGGCTGGAGAGGCGCACCGGCCGGGCGGAGGACTGGGCGCCCGAGGCCCTGCTGGCCGCCAAGGGGGACCACACGATCAGCGTCGTGCTGCCGGCGCGCGACGAGGAGGCGACCGTCGGGCAGATCGTCGGGCTCATCCGCCGGGACCTGCGAGAACGCCTGCCCCTGGTCGACGAGCTCGTGGTGGTCGACTCCTGCTCGGCCGACGCGACCGCCCGGGTGGCCGCCGACGCCGGGGCACGGGTCATCCACCAGAACCTCGTACTGCCCCGGTACGGCGCTCTGCCGGGCAAGGGCGACGCGCTGTGGAAGGCGCTGGCCGTCACGACCGGCGACATCGTCGTCTTCGTGGACGCCGACCTGCGCAACTTCGGCACGCACTTCGTCACCGGGCTGGTGGGGCCGCTGCTGTCCGACCCCTCGGTGGTCTACGTCAAGGGCAGCTACGACCGGCCGTTCGCCGACGGCGCGGTCACCCAGCCGCACGGGGGTGGGAGGGTGACCGAACTGGTCGCCCGCCCGCTGATCAACCTGCACTGGCCCGCGCTGGCCGGGTTCATCCAGCCGCTGGCCGGGGAGTACGCGGGCCGGCGCGCGGTGCTGGAGAGAATCCCGTTCGTCACCGGATACGGCGTCGAGCTGGGCATGCTCGTCGACCTGCTGGACATAGCGGGGCTGCCCGCCCTCGCGCAGGTCGACCTCGGTGTGCGGGTGCACTCCCACCAGACGGTCGAGGAACTCGGCCGGATGGCCGGCCACATCATGCTCACCGCCTGGTCCCGGCTGGAGCGGGAGGGCCGGCTCGTGGCGGCCGACCGGCCGGGGAGCAGGATGGTGCAGTTCTGCCACGCCGGGGAGGAGCGGACACTGCGGGTGAGCGACGTGGGCGTCCGGGAACGACCACCCTTGATCACCGTTCCCGAGTACGTCGCGGCCCGTCCGTTCGCCTCGTACGGGGAGCAGTAGTGGACATCACCGTGCTGATGAACGCGGGCCCCTGGCTGCCGGTACCGCCGCACGGGTACGGCGGCATCGAGGCGGTCGTGGCCACGCTCGTGCCCGAGCTGAGGGCGTGCGGGGTCCGCGTCGTCCTGGCCACGGTGGGCACGAGCACCCTGCGGGCCGACGGCCGGGTGCACGTGTTCGACGAGGAGCAGTTCGCGCATCTGCAGCGCCCGTACAACCAGGTCATGGGGGTGGCGCACGCGCACCTGCACCGGGTGGTCACCGAGCTGCACCGCCGGGAGGACATCGACCTGGTGCACGACCACGTGGAGGCGGTCGGCCTCGGAGTGCTGGGGGCCATGGGGCCGTCCGGCCCGCCGGTGCTGCACACCCTCCACTGGGACCTGCGCAAACATCCCGAGTTGTACGGCGGTTTCGACGGCGGCGGCAGGGTCTGGGTCAACGGCGTGTCCCGGTCGCAGCTCGCGCGGGCGCCGCACAACCTGCGCAGGCACAGCCTCGGGTGGGCGTACCTGGCGACCCCGCTGGCCGGTCCCCCCGCCGTCCCGCGCACCGGCTCTCCGGACGGCCTCCCCGGCGGTTCCCGGGCGGACGATCTCCTCGGTGGTTCTCCGGTGGGCGATCCCACCGGCGATCTCCCCCTCGGTTCCCCCGGTGGTTCCCCGGCGGGCACGGACGGCGCGGTACGGACCGGCGCCGCGCGGGACCACGACGGCCCGGTGGTGATGCTGGGACGGATCAGCCCACTCAAGGGCCAGCACCTGGGAGCGCGACTCTGCCGGGAGCTGGGGCTGCCGCTCGTGCTGGCCGGTCCGGTCGGTGGGTTGCGCGGGCCGGGGGAGCTCGCCGAAGCGCTCGCCGATCCGGACCATCCCGCACACACCGGCCCTGACGTGGCGTACCACCGCGAGCTGCTGGCACCGTACGTCGACGGCGAGTTCGTCCGCTGGGTCGGTGCGGTGGACGGTGCGGAACGCGACCGGTTGCTCCGTGGGGCACGGGCCGCCCTGTTCCCGGTGCAGTGGGACGAGCCCGGCGGCACCGCCGTCGTCGAGGCACTGGCCTGCGGGACGCCCGTGGTCGGCCTGCGACGTGGCTGCCTGCCGGAGCTGGTCGAGCACGGGCGCACGGGCCTGCTCGCCGACACTGAGGAGGAACTGCGCGGTTGCCTTAAACGTGTTGAGGAGATCGACCCGGACGAGTGCCGCCGGAGCGCCGCGCGGAGGTTCTCCCCGGCGGTGATGGCCGAGAGGTACCTGGAGTTCTACCGTCGGGCACTGGACCTCACCGCGCGGGCCCGGCGCAAGTGACGGAGCACGGGCCCGGCGCGAGTGACAAAGCGCGACCCGACACGGGTGGCGGGTCCAGGACGCCGGGTCCATGACGCCGGGCCCATGACGCCGGGCCCATGACGCCGGGCCCGCGGTGCAGGGCGGAAGGTCAGGTGCCGTCCCGCCATGACAGGACGAGTGTGGTGTGCCGCTTGCGGATGACGAGCAGCCCGTCATCGGGGACGGCCCCGAGATGGGCGTCGATGCGGAG contains:
- a CDS encoding Gfo/Idh/MocA family protein — protein: MTCHIGFVGAGNVAARHARVLSGFPDVRITGVADTDAARAARLARECGATPYDSHTALLRGERLDAVYVCVPPFAHGSIELDVLAAGLSLFVEKPLALDEETALRVAAAARDRRAVTAVGHHWRYMDVVGEARRRLDGRPVRLALGVWLDKVPPVPWWTRRDASGGQVIEQAVHVLDLARLLVGEVAEVSAHESGYPPDQAEGAVGAATGALLRFRDGAAGIIGATCLLGWKHRAGLEVYAEGIALRISEDRLVIDSGRGHEVVTEPGDAKRRVDRAFVDAVLRRGEDVRAPYEDALRTHRLACAVARAAVSGTPVTLDGG
- a CDS encoding zinc-binding dehydrogenase, translated to MGERTVRVLQVAGVGEVVIAEEPEPPVEDGGFRVETLYSGFSAGTELSYVKGTNPYLSAGWDPVLGLFRADRPAVAYPVRRLGYMEVARVVESRTPALSPGRVVAMAYGHRTGHTANPVADRFVPLPDDLDPLLGVYAAHMGPICANGLLHAAADVCGPDVRALGDGVRGRRVAVTGAGVVGLLTALFARHHGAAEVAVVDRTRDRLDRAERLGFTAVPMDGADPAVAVKARWRHSPGDRGADVVFQCRGRPESLHVALRLLRPRGTVVDLAFYQGGADRVRLGEEFHHNALSIRCSQIGRVPRGLDHLWSRDRLSAETLDLLRAYGDGIRRQFVTDVVPFDDAPDFVRALASGRHHTVQAVFDTTSG
- a CDS encoding glycosyltransferase, with the protein product MDITVLMNAGPWLPVPPHGYGGIEAVVATLVPELRACGVRVVLATVGTSTLRADGRVHVFDEEQFAHLQRPYNQVMGVAHAHLHRVVTELHRREDIDLVHDHVEAVGLGVLGAMGPSGPPVLHTLHWDLRKHPELYGGFDGGGRVWVNGVSRSQLARAPHNLRRHSLGWAYLATPLAGPPAVPRTGSPDGLPGGSRADDLLGGSPVGDPTGDLPLGSPGGSPAGTDGAVRTGAARDHDGPVVMLGRISPLKGQHLGARLCRELGLPLVLAGPVGGLRGPGELAEALADPDHPAHTGPDVAYHRELLAPYVDGEFVRWVGAVDGAERDRLLRGARAALFPVQWDEPGGTAVVEALACGTPVVGLRRGCLPELVEHGRTGLLADTEEELRGCLKRVEEIDPDECRRSAARRFSPAVMAERYLEFYRRALDLTARARRK
- a CDS encoding glucosyl-3-phosphoglycerate synthase, which produces MSAEVGHWLERRTGRAEDWAPEALLAAKGDHTISVVLPARDEEATVGQIVGLIRRDLRERLPLVDELVVVDSCSADATARVAADAGARVIHQNLVLPRYGALPGKGDALWKALAVTTGDIVVFVDADLRNFGTHFVTGLVGPLLSDPSVVYVKGSYDRPFADGAVTQPHGGGRVTELVARPLINLHWPALAGFIQPLAGEYAGRRAVLERIPFVTGYGVELGMLVDLLDIAGLPALAQVDLGVRVHSHQTVEELGRMAGHIMLTAWSRLEREGRLVAADRPGSRMVQFCHAGEERTLRVSDVGVRERPPLITVPEYVAARPFASYGEQ